The genomic segment GGAAATTTATCATCCAGACTTAAACCAAAGACGTAGTCTGCGCAGCCATTGTGTTTTACACTGCGCATTGCAAAAACTGAGTTGATAAACGATAAGCAGGCGGTAATGGCGATGAATGGAACGATCACTACGTGGTTTGAAGATAAAGGTTTTGGATTTATCAAAGATGAAAACGGCGATAACCGTTATTTTCATGTGATTAAAGTCGCCAATCCTGACCTGATTAAGAAAGATGCAGCGGTGACTTTCGAACCTACTACGAATAATAAAGGTTTGTCAGCTCACTCGGTAAAAGTCATACCGGAAAGCAAATACATCTATATTGCAGGTGAGCGTATTAAACTGACGTCGATTCGCTCTTATCTGGTTTACAGCGAAGAAGTATCCGCCGATCCCCATATTGATAAAGATAATGTGGTGCTGTCTGTGGGTATTCTAATGAATAGTATCAGACCGAAATCAGCCACTAAGCCAGGTGAAATGCGTTCGCTAAAAAAACTCGCGATTACCACTTTTCAGGGAACGACGTTAATCTTCACGGAAGATGAAATAGACGTGGATGCAACAGTGAAACTGCTCAAAGTTTAAAATAATTCAGGCAGTCATAAACCACCCGGTGATAAAATCAACATAAACGACAAAAGGGGCTAAAAAGCCCCTTTATCATCTAAAAACAGAGTACACTACCAGCGAACCCTATCAATGCACCTTATCCACCAGCAGCGTTTCTAACAGATCCAGGTCATACAGCACCTTCTGTAGCGTCTCATTGCTGATTTTACGCGTTGCCCGCAGGTGGTAAAGCTCACCACGTTCTGCTCTCAGCGCCGTTAAGCGGAAACGCCGTTCCAGTTGTTCATCTTCC from the Limnobaculum zhutongyuii genome contains:
- a CDS encoding cold-shock protein: MAMNGTITTWFEDKGFGFIKDENGDNRYFHVIKVANPDLIKKDAAVTFEPTTNNKGLSAHSVKVIPESKYIYIAGERIKLTSIRSYLVYSEEVSADPHIDKDNVVLSVGILMNSIRPKSATKPGEMRSLKKLAITTFQGTTLIFTEDEIDVDATVKLLKV